From the genome of Microtus pennsylvanicus isolate mMicPen1 chromosome 17, mMicPen1.hap1, whole genome shotgun sequence:
ATCCCCCACAGGTTTTTATCATCAGAAATTAGGACTTTAATAAGAAATACAAAAGGGTGttaggtggtggtgcacgcctttaatcccagcactagggaggcagagaggggtggatctttgtgagtttgaggccagcctgctctacagagtgagttccagaatagccatgtttgtgtagagagagagggagggagggagggaaggaaagaaggaaggaaggaaggaaggaaggaaggaaggaaggaaggaaggaaggaaggaaggaaggaaatacaaaCAGGCTTTCCTGAGGGAATAGCTCTGATAGAACAAAAGCCCTCTCCAGAGAAGGGTTAAAAAGTGGGCAGGTTCTAGGAAGTAACCCTCCTCAAATCAAGTTCTGTCTCTACTAGCTGGGGAGGCTGGCTCCCCAACCGGCTTCTCAGAAAGTTCAGAAAGTGACCAGACTTCAGTCATCAGCAAACTTCAGATTGATCGGGGTTGGCGAATAGCAGGGTAATGAAAAGAGGGACTGTATGTCACTGTTCCTCTTGCCTTCACCCCTGCCagcccccccactccccacccccacccacccacccatccccgCATGTGGGAACTGAGCAGGGTGAAGGCGGGAAATGTGCATGGTGATCAGAGTGGTGAGCTAGAGCGTCAGGCCCCAAGACTGTGGCTtggaaagacacagacacagcacaaTCCTTTTATTTCTCACTCACAGACAGCAGCCGGCTCCGCAGTGACTCGGCCCCCAGCAGCAGTGAGGAAGAGACTCTGTCCATCCCAGGGTCATGCTGACCTGCCCCTGGCTTCCTCTATACACTTTACCCTTCCTCCCCAGGAACCTGCCCGAGGGCCTGGCCCTCAAGAGGGCCAGCAATGCCCCTGAGGCTTGTCCCTCAAATTGTGTCTCTCTAGGCCAGTGGGCACATTCTCCAGAACATCACCCAAtgagaacaaacaaaaagagatatCTTCGTAGGAGGCCCTCGACCCACTCTCAAACAAACAGGCAAAGGCCAGGGATACCCCAGGCACAGGCCCAAGGAACGCCAGGTCAGAGTAGCCACTGGGGCCCTCATAGATCACCCAGGGCTCTGACCAGCTATGGGGATCCAAGGGGGACCGGCTCAGGTAAATTCCCATGTGGAGCCGAGCTCTACGCCCTGATGGGTGGGAATACAGCAGCCATGTGGGACTCTGAAGCGGGGAAGCAGAGGACATGGGGAGTTCTGGGGTCCAGGCTGTCTTATCTCCACCTGACCCAGGTTCTAGGCTGTGTTTCACTGGGCTCCAGGACTGTGGGGAGCTGAATGGCCCTCTGGGAACCCAACCctcaacagaaaccccaacaccTTCCCCTGAAGACTCCTGTGCTCTAAGACAGAAGGATGGGGACTGTGGGGTTTTCCCAAGACCCACTGGCCACCGGTCCTCCTGAGGCCTGCtggagggtggggctgggaagcCCACAATGCTACCCTGGCAACCACGGGCAGTTTCAGCCAGTGTAGGCACCAGCTCCCCTGGTAGGAAAGAGGTGCCCTCATCAGCGCTCAGTGCCTGCACCCGGTTTCCTAGAGGGCTCCTGGCATTGCAGTAGAGGAAGTCTCCATCCACCGCAGCCAATTGGCACTCTCCAGAGCGCAGGTTGGGCACAAGGCCTCCACAGTGCCAGGAGATCCCGTGGTCATCACTGTAGAAAGCCAGGGAGTGGGGACTGGTCCAGCAGATCCTGCCAAAACACTCCCGACGGTCCACGTGATAGGTGTAAGCAGGAACAAGCAGGCGACCTGAGCGCAGCTGGACTCCGTGGCCTGGACCCACAGCAAAGGTGGCCCAGTCTACAGAGAGAAGGAGCCAGAACCTTGGGTTATAGGTCAGCTGACTGCCGACCTATCCTGGACCCCGAATGCACCCAGAATGTGTGCAATGGAGTCTGCCAAGGCTGTCTTAGAAAGCTAGGAGCCTGCTTGATCGTGtgctttttaatagtttttttaaataggtatttttaattatgcacatTTGGagggtgtgcacatgagtgtgggtgcCCATAGAGGCCGAGGTGGCAGacactctggagctggagttacaagcagttgtgggCCACCCAATCCGGGCacagggaactgaactccagttctctgcaagagctgtTAAGTCATACAAGCTCctggtcatctctccagctccttggccaagtgttttgctttttgccttGGGATGCAAAGCACAGAAACCAGGCCAAACCAGTGGCCTACCTCTGAGCCACTCCCCAGCCTTTGGCCAACAGACACTTGGCCAATGATCACCACCAGAGCTCAACTTCTGGAGCAATTGCTAGACAGGGCAGTGGAGGAAGGAGACCTCGGATGAGGTTTTGATGAGTCCTGTTTCCTTGTCTCCCTCTCAGAAGCTGCTATATCCCTCTATGTAGTAGTCATGGGCCATGGACCAGGTCCTATAGCCCCTAGGGCCACTGCCTATCAGCATGGGGCAGGGTGGTGGATGAGGAACCAACCAGTAGGCCAGCAACTGGGGAGTAGGGGCTGCAGAGGAGAGAAACAAAGACTGAGGCCCAAAATCCAAAAGACTGAAGTCCAGAGATCAGGGCTGAATGAGGAGGAGGTGAAAGGGAACAGAAAGTGGTAAAAGAGAAGGGTTTGGGAGTCAGGACTAAGAGCCGCAATCCTCTTCTCTGCCAACCAAGACAAGGAGAGCCTCTGGTGGGCTTAAGTTGCCAGCCGTGCCAACACCTATTGGCCTGGTGCTGAAGATGCTTGGGAAATGCCAGGCAGTCCTAGAGACAGCATTAGGAGGTCATTGCTCGTGGGTGATATAGGGCAAGAAACTGGGGACAGGGAGTGGCAGAGTGAAGATTTCCAAGTGATTGGTGGACCTAGGCAAGTGGCAAGCCCAAGCCCCCTTGAGGCCACGCCCATATTGCCCTGTCCTGTTCCTACCCACTCCGTTCCTCTAGCCCACCCCACACCAGGTGCCACCTACCCTGCAATGCTGCACCAATGGCCTCCTCAGTAAGGTCTCGCACACTACCCCAGGTCAGGCCTGCGTCACAGCTGGTCACACAGCAGAGTCGAGCAGCGTTCTTGCCAGTGGCAATCTGCACGGCCTCTGGTGTGTGGCCCAGCACGgcaatgaagaagagaaagatggtCCCGGAGTGTTCGTCCAGTACCGGGCAAGGGTTCATGGACCTGTGCTCCTCCAGCACCGCAGTCTCCAGCACAGTCAGGGTGCCCCACTGAGGGAAAAGAGGCAGCTGGTCAAGGCATCTGGAGCCTGACCTCAGTCtcaggggctgggggggggggtcaataGAGCTGGGCTTCAGTTTCTGCTCTGCACCGAACACTCACCCGCACTGAGCCCCTGGCCAGTGTGCCCCTCCGCAGCACCAGGCGGTGAGCATGGGAGTCATCGGGGCTAAGTCGCTGTTCCGCGAAAGCCAGCAATGTCGGCCTGGGAGGCACACAGAGCAACGCAGGCACACGGTAGGTCAGGCCTGTCCTCTCCCGCTGAAAGAGCACCGTCCTTCTGGGAACACGTGGGGCTCCCATGCCCTTCAGGTAGGTGCGGGGCACCTGGAATCTGTGAGGGTGGAGGCTCCACAGATTTACCTGGCCACAAGCAAGCCCCACACCTGCCTGCCCATCTTGACGGCCCTTTCCATCACCCTTGCCCCAGATTTCCCACAACCCATCCTCAGGCCCCTCACAGTCTCGGCACCCCAAAACTCTATAGAGCCCCTTCATTCTCTCAGAGCTGTTCCTTTGCCAGGCTGGCTGGTGATGGGATGCTGGGGAGCTGGGCAGAGTGACCCAACATCCTGACAGCTAGTGTGCCCTGGAggcatatcaccacagaactcACCCAGTGAGAGTATGGGCAAATGGACAAAGTCAGACAAAAAGAGAGGGCTCAGTGTCCACAAATATGCTATGTGAGACCAGG
Proteins encoded in this window:
- the Neu4 gene encoding sialidase-4; the encoded protein is MGAPRVPRRTVLFQRERTGLTYRVPALLCVPPRPTLLAFAEQRLSPDDSHAHRLVLRRGTLARGSVRWGTLTVLETAVLEEHRSMNPCPVLDEHSGTIFLFFIAVLGHTPEAVQIATGKNAARLCCVTSCDAGLTWGSVRDLTEEAIGAALQDWATFAVGPGHGVQLRSGRLLVPAYTYHVDRRECFGRICWTSPHSLAFYSDDHGISWHCGGLVPNLRSGECQLAAVDGDFLYCNARSPLGNRVQALSADEGTSFLPGELVPTLAETARGCQGSIVGFPAPPSSRPQEDRWPVGLGKTPQSPSFCLRAQESSGEGVGVSVEGWVPRGPFSSPQSWSPVKHSLEPGSGGDKTAWTPELPMSSASPLQSPTWLLYSHPSGRRARLHMGIYLSRSPLDPHSWSEPWVIYEGPSGYSDLAFLGPVPGVSLAFACLFESGSRASYEDISFCLFSLGDVLENVPTGLERHNLRDKPQGHCWPS